In Kushneria marisflavi, the following are encoded in one genomic region:
- a CDS encoding succinylglutamate desuccinylase has protein sequence MSLSDYFAEFIATNEMTVWSDCDALPEVSAVEYAPGAMALVPRAIEGSPEATIISAGIHGDETAPIELFGELLAALDAGQLRVGAPTLLIMGNRRAIAAGRRYIDTNLNRLFRRETLLQDDHRFECQRALELMHAVDRFMSDVVKNNDAGSVLHLDMHTAIRDSRYPRFAVEPFSETPTPDAVWQQLASAGLQAGLSQHQHSWTFSHYTRHYHGAQGFTLELGRVAPFGSNDLEPLAPMLDLLRARIAGTHDSIANQRPLVRFVVTDEIMRKSDDFELCFADDIANFTEFPPGSCLARDGNDGEWIVREAPVHVVFPNANVERGARALLLARPLASEYPGTQ, from the coding sequence ATGTCACTGAGCGATTATTTTGCGGAGTTCATTGCCACCAATGAGATGACAGTGTGGTCGGATTGTGACGCATTGCCAGAGGTATCGGCGGTCGAGTATGCGCCGGGCGCCATGGCGCTTGTGCCGAGGGCCATTGAGGGATCACCGGAGGCCACCATCATCTCGGCCGGCATTCACGGTGATGAAACGGCACCGATCGAGCTGTTCGGCGAACTGCTGGCCGCCCTCGATGCCGGACAGCTTCGCGTTGGAGCTCCGACTCTGCTGATCATGGGCAATCGACGCGCCATTGCCGCCGGGCGGCGCTATATCGACACCAACCTCAATCGGCTCTTTCGCCGTGAGACGCTGCTTCAGGATGACCATCGATTCGAGTGTCAGCGCGCGCTTGAACTGATGCACGCGGTGGACCGTTTCATGAGTGACGTCGTCAAAAATAACGATGCAGGATCGGTGCTGCATCTGGACATGCACACCGCCATTCGCGACAGTCGCTACCCCCGCTTTGCCGTCGAACCCTTCAGCGAAACCCCGACACCGGATGCCGTCTGGCAACAGCTGGCCAGTGCCGGCCTGCAGGCCGGGCTTTCCCAGCATCAGCACAGCTGGACCTTTTCACACTACACTCGACATTATCACGGCGCTCAGGGCTTCACGCTGGAACTGGGACGCGTCGCGCCTTTTGGCAGCAACGATCTCGAACCGCTTGCCCCGATGCTGGATCTACTGCGCGCGCGCATCGCCGGCACCCATGACAGTATCGCGAACCAGAGGCCCCTGGTGCGCTTTGTCGTGACCGATGAAATCATGCGTAAAAGCGATGATTTCGAGCTGTGTTTCGCCGACGACATTGCCAACTTTACCGAGTTTCCCCCGGGGAGCTGTCTCGCCCGGGATGGCAACGACGGCGAGTGGATCGTCAGGGAAGCACCGGTACATGTCGTGTTCCCCAATGCCAATGTCGAACGCGGCGCCAGGGCACTATTGCTGGCCCGCCCTCTGGCTTCAGAGTATCCTGGCACACAATGA